The Lagopus muta isolate bLagMut1 chromosome 4, bLagMut1 primary, whole genome shotgun sequence genome has a window encoding:
- the LYAR gene encoding cell growth-regulating nucleolar protein: MVVFTCNACGESVKKTQVEKHVNICRHCECLSCMDCGKDFWGDDYKDHVKCVTEDEKYGGKDFEAKTSKGDAKQQEWLQKIHEVMKKPNINPKVRNILEQMRSFGNIPRKKVKFQNWMKNSLRVSDSTLQNQVWDIFSEATGDVSGRKEHDKPQQKDGVQFAESGQKTMAEENGITDGKTERKKSKKERKEERQKNNKKEKKDLKLESQPVSSETKKNKKSRKQKDCLENEFEMNGNGHQNETEEETNVRKRKYKHVEEEPCVTKKKMKTESMSEDMETENTNGDEETLGKGKFNWKGTIKAVLKQAPDNEISIKKLRKKVIAQYYAVAGEHHKSEEDILIIFNKKVNNNPKFKVLKDKVKLLK; the protein is encoded by the exons ATGGTCGTCTTCACGTGCAACGCGTGCGGGGAATCCGTGAAGAAAACACAGGTTGAAAAGCACGTGAACATTTGCAGACACTGTGAGTGCCTCTCTTGCATGGACTGTGGCAAGGATTTCTG GGGTGATGACTATAAGGACCATGTGAAGTGTGTAACCGAAGATGAGAAGTATGGTGGAAAAGATTTTGAAGCCAAAACTAGTAAAGGAGATGCTAAACAACAGGAGTGGCTTCAG AAAATTCATGAAGTAATGAAGAAACCCAATATAAACCCTAAAGTGCGGAACATTTTGGAGCAAATGCGTTCCTTTGGTAAtattccaagaaaaaaagtaaaatttcag AACTGGATGAAGAACAGTTTGAGAGTTAGTGACAGCACTTTGCAAAATCAGGTGTGGgatattttttctgaagcaacTGGAGAT GTGTCAGGTAGAAAAGAACATGACAAACCACAACAGAAGGATGGAGTACAGTTTGCAGAAAGTGGGCAGAAAACAATGGCAGAAGAAAATGGCATTACAGATGGTAAAACCGAGCGgaaaaagagtaagaaagaacgaaaagaagagagacaaaAGAACaataagaaggagaaaaaagatttgaaattaGAAAGTCAACCTGTGagctcagaaacaaaaaagaataagaagtccagaaaacagaaggattgCTTGGAGaatgaatttgaaatgaatggaaatggccatcagaatgaaacagaagaggaaacaaatgTCAGGAAACGCAAATATAAACATGTAGAAG AGGAACCTTGtgtcacaaaaaagaaaatgaaaactgaaagcatgtCAGAAGacatggaaacagaaaacaccaaTGGTGATGAAGAAACTCTTGGAAAAG GTAAATTCAACTGGAAAGGAACCATCAAAGCTGTTCTGAAACAGGCTCCAGACAAtgaaatttcaattaaaaaactaagaaaaaag GTTATAGCTCAGTACTATGCAGTAGCTGGTGAACATCACAAATCAGAAGAGGATATTCTAATCATATTTAATAAGAAAGTGAACAACAATCCCAAATTTAAAGTTTTAAAGGACAAAGTGAAACTCCTGAAATAA
- the ZBTB49 gene encoding zinc finger and BTB domain-containing protein 49, translating to MDTVASHSCHLLQQLHEQRIQGLLCDCMLVVKGVCFKAHKNVLAAFSQYFRTLFQNSSGQKNDVFHLDIKNVGGIGQILDFMYTSHLDLSQDNVQAMLDIAQCLQVQNVLNICHTFLKSSTAIEQTTTMPCNSVFSLQNSLSADTSCTNDSYGTNLLQECSSDAQANKVLADHHSHTSQSVNLHTPSGDLQKQSHNSIDGNCTELPFKQPNYYYKLRNFYSKQFYKQNACSNNERVAEHSFSYNTSTEINTVQNSSCPVSHPECILETSEHLPSNFLVQPLNEAAPDQDTESMLLQPTKQMRLKKAVHLKKLNFLRSQKSAEQPPEPKGDDSRITRANESVNESTMGVTSVRVAEEKEADDSVNSENFEQTVETERSQGPLEQEGQSQTLQSQRQYTCELCGKAFKHPSNLELHKRSHTGEKPFECNICGKHFSQAGNLQTHLRRHSGEKPYICEICGKRFAASGDVQRHIIIHSGEKPHLCDICGRGFSNFSNLKEHKKTHTADKVFTCDECGKSFNMQRKLVKHRIRHTGERPYSCSACGKCFAGSGDLRRHVRTHTGEKPYTCETCNKCFTRSAVLRRHKKMHCKATDEGPNTLDEFTQGIETSDLDKSQSSDSFGQEMSVTLLPVSVKFPIRPTASSTEFGSSADSYCKLRSMIQHHDSANQQKLNVDSAKLQKAQTQQTPPPYAYADVDGSSAEETLESDSISMIRSSMVSLDSHCNDPLGSRTSSVAYKNTEGPFFSSMTLWGLAMKTLQNESELEQ from the exons ATGGACACTGTTGCTAGCCATAGTTGTCATCTACTCCAGCAGCTACACGAGCAGCGCATTCAGGGTCTTCTCTGTGACTGCATGTTGGTGGTGAAAGGTGTCTGCTTCAAAGCACACAAAAATGTGTTAGCTGCTTTTAGTCAGTATTTCAG GACCCTTTTTCAGAATTCTTCAGGCCAGAAGAATGATGTCTTTCATTTGGACATTAAAAATGTAGGTGGGATTGGCCAAATCTTGGACTTCATGTATACCTCCCATCTGGATCTTAGTCAGGACAATGTACAAGCTATGTTGGATATTGCACAATGCCTTCAAGTGCAAAATGTGCTGAATATTTGCCACacctttttaaaatcttctacAGCCATAGAGCAAACAACCACCATGCCTTGTAATAGTGTATTTTCCCTGCAGAATAGTTTGAGTGCAGATACTAGTTGTACCAATGACAGCTATGGAACAAACTTATTACAAGAATGTTCATCCGACGCACAAGCTAACAAGGTCTTGGCTGACCACCATTCTCATACATCACAGTCTGTTAATCTTCACACACCCTCAGGTGATTTACAGAAGCAGTCACACAACTCCATAGATGGCAACTGCACAGAACTTCCTTTTAAGCAACCAAATTACTATTACAAACTGCGCAACTTCTACAGCAAACAGTTCTATAAGCAAAATGCTTGCTCTAATAATGAGAGGGTAGCAGAACATTCCTTTTCTTACAATACAtctacagaaataaacacagtaCAGAATAGTTCTTGTCCTGTCAGTCACCCTGAATGTATTCTGGAAACCTCTGAACATTTACCATCAAACTTTCTGGTTCAGCCCTTGAATGAAGCCGCTCCAGATCAAGACACAGAAAGCATGCTGTTGCAGCCCACCAAGCAGATGAGGCTGAAAAAGGCAGTACACCTCAAAAAGTTGAATTTTCTGAGATCTCAGAAATCTGCCGAGCAGCCCCCGGAGCCTAAAGGAGATGACAGTAGAATAACACGAGCAAATGAGTCTGTAAATGAAAGTACCATGGGTGTGACCAGTGTCAGagttgctgaagaaaaagaagctgatgACTCGGTGAATTCTGAGAATTTTGAACAAACTGTTGAGACTGAAAGATCTCAAGGTCCTTTGGAACAAGAAGGACAATCACAGACTCTTCAGTCACAGAGGCAATATACTTGCGAATTATGTGGGAAGGCTTTCAAACATCCAAGCAATCTGGAGCTCCATAAAAGGTCTCATACAG gTGAAAAACCTTTTGAATGTAACATTTGTGGGAAACACTTCTCACAG GCAGGTAATCTCCAGACTCATTTACGTCGACATTCTGGTGAAAAGCCTTACATTTGTGAGATCTGTGGGAAAAG ATTTGCTGCTTCTGGGGATGTTCAGCGTCACATCATCATTCATTCTGGAGAAAAGCCTCATCTGTGTGATATCTGTGGCAGAG GGTTCAGTAACTTCAGTAATTTAAAGGAACACAAAAAGACTCATACGGCAGATAAAGTGTTCACCTGTGACGAATGTGGAAAGTCATTCAACATGCAACGAAAATTAGTAAAGCACAGAATCAGACATACTGGAGAGAGACCATACAGCTGTTCAGCATGTG GGAAGTGTTTTGCAGGCTCTGGTGACCTGCGTAGACATGTGCGGACGCACACAGGAGAAAAGCCCTATACCTGTGAAACTTGTAACAAGTGCTTCACTCGCTCTGCTGTTTTACGGAGGCACAAGAAAATGCACTGCAAAGCCACTGATGAAGGTCCAAACACACTAGATGAATTTACTCAAGGGATTGAAACTTCTGATCTTGACAAATCTCAGAGCTCTGACTCATTTGGCCAAGAAATGTCAGTTACGTTGTTACCAGTGTCAGTTAAATTTCCCATTCGTCCAACTGCAAGTTCAACTGAATTTGGCAGTTCTGCAGATTCTTACTGTAAGCTGCGATCAATGATTCAACACCATGACTCAGCAAACCAACAGAAACTGAATGTGGACTCAGCTAAACTCCAGAAAGCTCAGACACAGCAAACTCCACCACCATATGCTTATGCAGATGTAGATGGATCTTCTGCTGAAGAAACGTTAGAGTCTGATAGTATTTCCATGATTCGTTCCTCTATGGTTAGTTTGGACAGTCACTGTAATGATCCTCTAGGCAGTCGAACATCCTCTGTTGCATACAAGAATACTGAAGGACCATTCTTCTCTAGCATGACCCTCTGGGGTTTAGCTATGAAGACTTTGCAGAATGAAAGTGAATTGGAGCAGTGA